CCATGTGCTACCTATATTGCTGCATCCTAGGGCATAAGCACATTTGCATTGATTTGGGGAAATTCGGTTTTTTGATCTGCACTGTGTCGAAGCATTTGTTTATAACACTGCATCTGAGACCTTGAATTACCATGGAGGACGTCCCTGGTTAAGTCGAATTGCCTCACTTCACGGTAAAAACCCAGCAAATGCAGACAGGTGCTGCCGCACCTTACCCGGTCATCCGCTGATCTTTCATGTCGCATGTGATAAATGTGTAAGCCTTTTCCGTCTGCAGCACAATCCGGGCAAGCCAGTGCAACAGTAAGCATGCGATCCACGGTGCTGCGATAGGCGATACAAGAAATTCCAGGACAGAAGCCACGAGCGTGGGCCACCTCTCGGTGtaggaagaaaacagaaggagGCTGGTAATTGGGAACTGAAAACATGTACGTAAATACTTTGTGAAAGGCAGAACGGAACAGAACTGGGGAAAACCAGTGTGAATGCCAAACGAAATCAAGTGCCGTGCCTGCGAGACAAACAATAACACCCACCCGAAGAGGGATAACACAGACGAACTCGCGTCTTCTAGGACCACAAAAGAACGCCTACATGCATCGTACATACAGATGAAGCCGTCGTTCATGTCAAACAAAGATGGCCACAGGCTTGGTTAGGGAGGCCTTCACTCCAGTGCATGGCCACCGCTTATCACGCACGCTCTGGAAGCATTCCTCTCACTCCTGAGTCAGACTGCTCACTGGCATCGGCGGCGACCACGAGACGTGGTAGAAAGCCAGTGCGACTATGATGCCACCGTTCACTTCCATGCATAAGCTATTGGCAATGTATGCTTATCAGACTATGTAAGCTAGTGATAACTGTGCAAACATACCTCCTTCCGGAATTGATCGGGCACAGCGAGTGCCTTCACGATGTGATTGTTGCTGTTCCATAGGATCCATCTGCTCCATAGGCATGTTCCACTCTAAGGTGCATGAGACAGAGTCAAAGaaggcaagacagagagcgaatgcgcgagaaaagagcatCCACTGGCTGAAGTTATCCCTTTACGTGTTTATCGAGCATCAAAAAGCCAAGCGCGCAACAGAGGGttgcaaaagaagaaacgatgACAACGTACCACGAACGAGGACGAATTAAAGACGCACTAGAGAGAGTGAACATCATACGCACACTTTGAAAGAATAACATCTCTCGCTTTTAGAATCCGCTAGTTTCACTGGAATGAGGGCTACTATCTTGGGTGCGGTTATGGATGATTACTTCAAGCAAACATGAAAGGCCGAACTGAAATGAGGGAATGAAACAGAcgggaacagaagaagagaggccgTGAACCGCTAGATACGCAATGGCGCCGTCCCGTTGGGCGTCAAAGTCCTTGGAAGATGAAAAAAATTCAGGACTCTTCAAATGATACTCATTTTGACAGAACACGATCTACCAGCTCAAAACACCACGACTTTTAGTTAAtcgttttcttgttctgTGTGCGCTTGGAGGTGACCCTGAACGGTGCTGACCTCTTCAACAACGGAAAGCGACACGTCAGCTCCACCATTTCAGACTCTGAAAGAGGAACAGCAGTATCATTTATCCAATAGAGGCGTCTTAAGAAATGTAACAGAGAAATTGTTGACATGCTCATTCGCCTTTCTTCACAATCTTACACTGGATTCTTACACTGGCCTCGGGCCTCGATATTCCCTTTTCACACTATTGGACTCTGAAGCATGCACGCCGGCCTGAGGCGACGACAGCGTACATGCAATTTTTGCATCTTTTCCTTGTTGCATCGCCAGAAAAATCGCTTCCATCGGGGACCGCGATGTAGGCCATGTCAGCATCATGGAAGAGAATCTTGCCATGACTGTAATGGAGGAAGCAACGGTGGTTCCTTCCCGCTGCGGATTTAATGCAGCAGGGGGATATGAGTTTTGAGAGAGGCGGGCCACCCTGGGGCCTTTGCTGAGTCCCGTTTTTTCTTGAGAAGACAGTCCTGAGCCTTCTGATAAGTGTAGACCTGCTGATCAGCCTTCTCTGATCTCTGTTGATGCTCCTTGTTTCATCTCGAAAAACTCGTGTgctcctcttgctctccgATACGAGGGTGACTCTCCGGGGCGGCTCCAGTGAATTGATTACTTCTGCTGCGTTGAGTGATTTCTCACACGCTTCCCTTATGGCTCTTTGCGCAGTTTTGCATCCAACCAAGTCAAACCAACGTCACTTCCTCTCCATTGTTCCGTACACCATCCTCGAAAGGACCGTTCTCTCCATGTGAGCGTTTTCCGGAGGAACTGAGAGGGACCCGCACAGTCAGATCGCTTTTGACGGGCTTACACCCGCTCGTCATTGGGTAGACACACGAGAATCATTTCGTTTgatctcttctccgtttgtAGGTGCTCGTCCAAAAAGGGGGAAACTCGGGGATTGCAATCGGAAACCGAAAATGCCATCATTCTGCCCGTCTACGAGGGGTGTAATCGCTGCCCCGTAGGCTTGGGTaaggggagacgagagatgTTCAACACTTCTGCGCTTTTCCGTGCGACACACACTCAATATCTCGGCACATCAggctttttcctctgtccgTTTCAATATGAGACCACGGGCGCTGGACGTAGCCGCGCGGCGAGGGGCGGTTAGTCGTTCGCCGTCGTACTTCCCGGGGGAGTCTGTTGCTGGACCACCGGAGCGGTGCCTGCCACGAACTTTCATCTGCATGTCTGTTGACAGGCGTTGTCGAGGTGGTGCCGAGATTCCTCGTTCTGGACGCACCTTCACCGAGAAGCGGTATAACACAGACACCGGTGTTAAGCAGAGCATAGGTTGGAGGAGGCAGCAAAATTCAGCAGTGGCGGCTCCTGAGGCATGCGCTAATTGGgacgctttcctctgtcgaTGTACTCGGCTCCAATCGCCGTTAGCTCCGACGCGCTCGAGACTCGCGACTGAACGAGCAACCTTCTCGGCCGTTCCCGCTGTATCTCTAGCGGCGATTGCCTCGCGGTCAACGCCGGAACTGGTAGATGGTGGATGCGTCAAGCGGGACGGACACACGGGCTCAGTAACACATATGGACGCAAATGATGCGACAAACTCTGTGAACGTAGAAATGCTTGGACCCTTCGCGCTAACGAGGTCCATCCTCAAGGCTTTCCGGTAAGGCGCCTTCACTTGCTACCCCTTTGCTTGTGTGGTtagcttctctctttgcggCGGGCTGCGTTTGCACTTCCAGGAACTGTTCCATCTCTTCCAACGGAGACGTTCTCTCTATTCGAGGACGGGAGAGGGAACATCCCGAAACACTCGAGGGGGGGGGAGTGGTGCTGACGACATTTCGGAACGGACAAGCTTGTCACGCATTTTCGAGTGCCAATTTGAGGCCTCTAGAAAATTGACTTCAAATATCTGAGAGCTCAAAAGAAGCCTGAGTTTGGTCATATATGGGCGGCCTGCGGTGTTAAGCCTCGGATGCTCGACGTTTTCCCTATTTCAGATTGAGGAATCGTAGCGCCGCATTTTTCCCTTCCAACCGTGCCCGCATTCAGTGAATCCAGGTCGGCATGTCCCGCATAAGCAGCGACGATAGAGCGGTCCTCCACTTAGACATTCCACTTTCTTCACGTGCGGCGGTACCTGTTACTGACTGCGCTGCACGCTTCACAGAAATCATCGTTTCACGTGCAGTCTCGTGGGTACGGTCGTGGCGCAAGCGTGTGCGTTGTTGCATGTGCCTCGTTGATTTTGTGTTGCGCACAGAGAAGATGAACGAGACGTCGCTCTCTGGCGCCGGTTTGCGAGTCGCGCGCGGGTCCTCTTGCCGTCGCTCCCGCCCTCTTCACTCGTTCCGGTTCTGGGTACCTTCGCAACGTTGGGTTATCGTGATCGGGATCTTCTCGTCGGGGCGGCCGAGGCGCTTATTCCGCAGCTGTCGATTTGTACAGGGAAAGAAGTGTGCCGGGTGACTCACCATTACGCCCAGCTGTTGACTCGACATGATCtacttttttctgtgtgtgctCGTGAACTGGCGCGACGCGCTCACGAGCTACAACCAAACGAAGTTGCACGGGTCCTTCATTCATATGCCCGTTTGGGTTACTTCCATCCTCATCTGTTTGCCGTTCTCCGTCGCCGGGTTTTCGAAATATCCAAGCGCCTCGAGCCTGGAGCCCTTGTCTTGGTCCTTTCTGCTGCTGCGAGACTGCGACTTCGGGATGAAAAACTGCTGGCAGTTTTGGCAGCAGAGATCTGCCGACGTATCGCTGATGTAAATGTGAAGGGACTCGCTGTTGTTGCGAATGTGTATGCGGAAATGGGCGTGGAGAACTCTTTCCTGTTGGATATCCTAGCGGACGAGGCATTTCGAAAGCGGCACGAAAGACGCCCACAAGATGCCGCGCTCCTTCTGCGGGCTTTAGGACGGCTGGGGCGGGGGTGCTTGAGCAgtaagagacagaaagcacTTGTGGATGATTTAACGCGGGATCTGCCAAGACACATAAAAaagttttctctcgagcaGGTCTCTATGACTGTTGCAGCTCTGTCACGCCTGTGGGGAGACGCTCCGCAGGCGATCACGCCGGAACTGGGGAATGGAGCAGCCAATCGACAAGATCTTTTGGAGGCTCTGGGTGACCGAGTGGGGACTTTGGCTTCCGATCTCACCCCACAGTGTGCGGCCGCTCTTATATTTGCCTTTGCAAAGCTCGGACATCGCCACGGCCCTCTTCTCTACCACATCCCGGAGCATGTGGAGCGCTTCCTTCCTGGGTATAGTCTTGACCAGTTGGCGAAGGTTTGCTTCGCGTACTCAAAGCTGCACGTACCTAACGCTCCAGTGTTGCATTTGACTCTGCAGCGTCTCCCGGAACTCCTTcggggaagaaacagacagagggaTGAGTCCGGAAACGGCGACAACACAGGACGCGACACCAAGGAGGCTCCAACTACGCAGACAGTGGTTGGCGCAGTCGACTGGCGACCCATAGGGACAGAAtgcgcagagacagggatGATGCGGACGACCAGCGAACCTTCGCTCTGTAACCTGGGAGACACCGAGACCCGTGGATCGATTGCGAGGGGTTGTCACACTGGCGGACGTGATGCGTTCCAGTCTGGTCTTTTCCAGGGTCCGAGGCGGAAGAGCCAGTCACGTCTTGTCCGGCTATATGCAGAACGTTTTTCGGGTTCATCTTTACCTTCTTCACCCCCCTCAACCGCACTTCACAGGAGTGGAAGTCACGGCAGCGGACCAGCGGATCCTGGTCAAGCATCAACATCAGAAAACGGTGACGGCGAAGCGAAGATGAGCCTGCCAGGTGGTCTGTCACCCTCCTTCAGTAAAGCACTGGTCAAGGTTGGCCCAGACGGAATGCCCGAAAAACCTGTCTTCGGCCAAGCCTTGAGCCCAGCCCAGCCACGACTGCACTCGATTCTGCGTATTTTGAGGGCAATGCTGCAGCTGAATGTATTCGACAAGACGGTAAGACTAGCCCAGCCTGTGTTAGAAGAATCAGTATTTTGCACATGGTTCCACTGCACGATGTTCCCACGTTTTTATTGCCTCCTGACAACTTGCTATGGATTGTGCCTGAGGATTGCACTGCCGGCACTTGCAGCCCTTCTGGTCTCACCAACTCACACACCGTTACTGAGACCTTTCAAGAGAGGCCAGAGACCATAGCCTGTGAGCAAGACCTAGCTGTTGACGTTCTGGCATCTGCCTCAGGCGCTTACACTTATCGGAGATCATTTGGCTGATCGAGCGCCAGAAATGGAAGCATTTTCTGTTGTCACGGTCGTCGACCTCTACGCCGCTATCGGCTTTCTACATCGGCCTCTCATGGAGAAAGTTCGGATTGAACTCCGGGTGAGAACACCGAACCACTCATCTTAAAAGACTTTCCCTAAAGGCAGCCTACAGATTAAATTTGAAAACGGAAAGCGAGTTGCCGTGCCTCAGCAAGGACCATGCGTGAAAGCAGTGACGGCATTTTTGTGTGCActtctcttgctcctctAGTTTCGTATTTCCCTCTCTCACCTCTCAAAATATATTTAGGCATGGGGGTGATAGTCGTTGCCTCAACAGTATCAACAAGTGCGGTGCCTGCCGCTCGGACGTTTCGCGGATATCCGGTACGATGAGTCGTTTGCCTGTGTTCAAAACCGTTTTATGTTGCTCTAGGATCCTCGCGAGGGAGTCAGTTTCACCCAAGATCAACTACGTTGTTTGTTCGACGCCCTCCAGCATCGACTGCAACTTTCGCCATCCGAATTCGGCGTGTTGCGTGTGCCACGGACTGCTGTGACATTGGCAGCCCCGGCGTCGTCCAAGATGGAAATACTCACGTCCGCTTTGCTGCGCACCTCCGCCCATCTTGACACAAGTGGAGGCAGCTGTAGCATGACATACTCAGTGGCTGCAGCTGATGCAGTCGATGAGGGGAGCTCGACGGACTCAGTAGACGACAAACGGCCAACAGATGAGGGCTCAGGACTTGGCACATGGTTCTACTTGCACGTTCCAGCATACCTTGAAACGCTGCTTCAGCCAGAAGTACAACAAGCAATAGCTTCGGTCGCTGAAGACGCTGAAGCATTGGAAGCAGAACTCACGTCGTTTGACTTCCCTGTTGCACACACTAGAGAGTTTAACGCAGATCCAAAGCAGCATCAAGTATAGTTGTGCCCAGTGTCAAGGCTTGACCGTCAAACCTATGCATTGAGCAATTCCAATACATGATTTAACGCTATCTTCTTCGTACTGCTTGTATCAGTTTTCTCTGGCGTGTAAGGAAGATAACTGGAATTCAATTCGGCACTCACGCAAAGGCCTGCCGTTTTGACGGTGCCAAAAGCAATTTCTCATCTATTAGTCAAACGTAGTGGCACGAGCAAGTCAGCTAGGTCCACCCTGCGCGAGCAACAAGCATGCTGGTGCGAGAGCTGGGATCCGGCGTATGGCGGGGAATAGCGCAGCGTCTAAAAGCGAACAGTGTCTTCCATTGCGGATAACTCAACATGAAGCAAACCCTGAAGACGAACAGCGTTTGTGTAGATGTACTGGGTGGAGAGCCCAACGCACCATCGACACCTAGACATGGGCTTTGAAGACAGCTGCTCACAATGTTCTACTGCGCAGCTGGTTCCAGCACGTTTAAAGACTTTCTGAAGACCCTTCTCATAACTGCCTCGGGTATGGTAACAAAAACGAACTGCTTCACACATCCTCTCCAGtcaggagaaaaaacatttATAATGTGTTTTCGACAAAAGCTTATTTTTCCCGCTACTGACCGGACAACGCCCAGGGCTCCCCGACTTCCAACATGGGCAGCCAGGGTGTGTTGAACCGGATCCACACACCACACCGCCCCTCGTATTGTCTACAACCCCACAGGCACATACTCCGCATAACTCGGACAGCGCCGTTGATGCAGACGGTATTGTGCAAAGCGAAACATCGGCAGTACGTGGCAAAAACAGGATCCTCCAGGAGGACAACacggaaaaacgaaaattGGGATCGCCGTTGACGTCTGCATCCAAGGAAGTTCCAGAAAAACGTTGCTGGAAATACCAAATGcacacggagacaggagtTACAAAAGACTGACTCAATCCGTTCCCGTGTTGATACCTGAGCGAAGGTGCACGCCAAGCCCCaaggggaagacgaagaaagctACAGCAACGAAGGGAACATATGTTAGAAAAAAGGgtgcagaaacggagaaccACCGTCAGCTGCCAAAGTGAAAAGCGATGATTGGAGATCAGACATGCCCTTAGCCTTTCATTCAGTCCTACTGTGGTGTTATCGTTCAGGCGAAGGCCTCGTAATTAGGAACACGGCTTCGAAAAACCACGATCTTGATTCACTGGACCGCGTTAGTTATTTTGGAGACGATGTGTCATCACCTGTTTGGCCCAGCTGGCGCTGTTGGAGGTCCCATCGCTTGAGGGCTTCTTCATACTCTTCGAGTTGTTCGTAGTACATGTCTGATGCAACGTCACAAACAAGAACATCTCACACAGTCAGGACGACCCCACAGCACGCTGACGAGGAGGCACCACATAGCTTTGAGAGAGTAATATGCACTTGTTGACTTCAGAGGGCAGAAATGTTTTTATGGTCGCTCAGGACATGGTTTCAAACGAGCTCGCTCACCTGTGACTTGGGCGAGCACACAGATTCAGTCTCGAGTCACGAACTGCGTGCATGCCCTTTATGAGGGTTCAGATGGCTGAGTAGACATCATGTTCCTGCCCTAAGGATAACTTCCAGTGAAACTGCAAAGGAATAGACATACCGAAAATGCATCGTTTGCAGCCAGATCCGCAGCTGCAACAcaacagagagcagagaatgCCCAATCAGCCTTCCCAGAGGCTGTTTTCTGAACAAAACCGAAAGGGGGGGTAGAGGTGGAAATGATCTAATATGGGAGCACTCATACCAGCCATGAGACACGAAGACATATCTCCCTCCGATAAAAACAAGTCACTCAATACAGTGACGGTTCACACGCGCGAAACGCCCTCCTACTTCAAAAACTGCGTTCTTGAATAGCTGGACGGTATCTCGAATAAAGCCGTCCACGACTTCACCTTGGTTTAGTGTGTGGAAGGCCATCCGCAAGCGTGCGATTACTGATGGGTGCGCACCGGATGAAGCCACTTCATACTCTatttttgttttcttgtgCTGAAAGCGATTTAGCGTTATTTCCACTCGGGCACTGGTTTCTTCCACAGCGGACGCCACCTGCGCATGCTAAAACGCTGGCCCATCAGGTAGCAACGCTGGCGCTACACTTTTGGACATTACCAGAGCAGTAGAGTTCATCGAATGCTAATGATTCACAGTAATCCTTGGCGTCATACCAGTCTTCCGGTTCTGGTTTCCATGGCGGCACAGGCTTTTTCAGCAGACGAATGCTTCCCTGTTGCCGATTCATTTCGGATTCACGTGCTGGATCGGAGGTCTTAGTCTTTACCGCAGGACCTGCAGATGTcatcgtttcttctccaggtgTACTTGAAGGAGGCGTCGTGTGAGAAGAAACGCTTGAGAAATTGCCGGCGGCACAAGACGCCTCGCCCGGCAGACCGAGAGGAGTGACATTCGCAGTAGCGTTATTCATGACCCCCCTCTTTCTGGACTTCAGTCCACTCATATGTGCAAAACGCACATTGCGGCAAATAGTAACAAGCGACAGAGGAACATTCGGTCTACAATGCGACACAAACATGGAGGTTCGTCGGCTTTTCCCCCAACGTGTCAGAAGATCACCACTGCCGATGCCGGGGGACGGTAAAAATGACAGTCCAGGAAAAAGGGGCGACACTCTGTCAAAACGAAGGAGTCATGCACAAAAGCACACGTGAAGCGAACAGCTGTGATATGCCGGGAATATTGAGACCCCTTTGTAGCGCTGGGGCAGTCACCGAAGCGTTGATGGTGAGTCGTGGTGACCCGGCAGCCGGCACGATGTCTTCGCGCTTTGGACGGAGAGTACCATCAGCCAACGACTCACTTGCTGCAGCgttgcagagagaaaaaacgaaataCATGTGGTAATAGTGGCGCCACACAACAAAACAATACAAATCAAAAAGCCTGTCGTGTACGGTTGGGCTTCACTTTATTCACGAAATATGCGTGCCGAAACCCTAGGGCCTGGACAACGGCAAAACAGCAGAGCAGCTCATTGGCATGCTCGAACAGCTCGCATTTCGTGGGAACGACGGTAGATTCTTTCTCCCAAGGAATTAAACAGATAGGCGGTGTCGTTTGCCGTTGTCACATGCTGTTTCTCCACAGTCTGATATATAATGTTCTTCCATGACCGGGGGATCTTTGCCGATTACCTAACGCTTTTCCCCTAGCTTCCTGCCGTCGCCTTGTGACCCGCCTCTTCGCATGCGAGAAAAATCGAAGCCGACAGGGAACAGCAGACTTGCAAGCGAGCTTGGCCGACATACATGCTGGAGTTAAAAGTAATAGACCTATTTAAAAAGCAGTTGACTCAATATCATTTAGTGTTTCTTGCCTCCCTGCACACTAAGTGGCTGTTCGTTTCTTATACGGCGGACACAGATGAGGAGATCACTTTTTTTTTGCAGCTGTATTGTGGTGGCATCGGCGTGGCGCGAAGCCGGGTGCTTGCTATTTTGCCTTTGCCTAACACATGCTTTTTGCCACCGGATCCGTTGTCTTACAACTGCCACCCATAATGAACAAACACGTTGCCCGTACCATAGCGTCAGGGGTGCAAATGAACGAGACGACCTCCACTACAACGCAAGAATTGGGTGGTCGCCAGCATGTACCTTGCGAGTTTCTTTCACCTTCATGTTCTCCTGTGAGGGTAATCAAAGTCatttcttcattttcttccCCCCTCGCGCTCTCCTTGGAATACTGGTGAGGCTGTCGGGCGGATTGAGAGCGTAACTGGCTTCGTTGGAGTCAGACAGTGTAGCGACTGCATCAACCAGCAGCTCGTGAGCCACGTGTATCTTTTGCCAGCGGAGGGTTCGTGCCAATCCAGACCTGGACAGTAAACAACATGGCATCAAGCGAATGcctgtcttttctgttgAGGAATGTGTGGGATGCCTCGACGACCCCATTCCGCAGCGGGGGCGGTGGTCATCTGGTGGTTCATTTCCCTAACCGGGATCTCCGAAGACATCCACGTGAGGAAAAACTCGGCAttcgagagaacgaaaacagAGCCACACGCGTCGAAAAGGCGTCCTTGTCATTTCCCGGACAGTTTCTTATCATAAACCTGAGCGGCGAAGAGGATTTGGAAGAAAAGCTAGACATCTTGGTCGCGAGCTCGTGTCCGAGCTCCAGTTGGTCACCCGCGAGGCTGCGGGTTCTGAAGATCCaccttctccgctctcttctaATAAATTTGAATTTTCTCCGTCCTCCGatcctccctcttcttcttcagccgGAATGGGCCTTTCAACATTGGCTACAAACTACGGAGCGGCAGTCTACACGGCAGCATTCGCGTTCTCTGCACCAACCAAGGGCCGGTGCGAGAGTTCATCAACGTGGCATCTGCGTTGGGTCCTCGGCCTTCCCTCCGTTGGAGTGTGTCATGCTCTCGCTCCTGTCTTGGCGATCGTTGCTCTTTTCCTCCGTTGAGGTCGGTGCTGCCCACGCTTTGGGCATCCACCCCTCTGTCGCGGAGACTGCGTCTGCAACTTTACTTGCAAGCGTCGTTGCAAAAGAAACACGAACGAGCAGTCCCGGTATCAACGTATCGGATTCCTTGTGCCCGGGTGCGGAGCGATGGCGCACGCCCTCGAGAGTACAGCAGGAAACAGATGGGTACTCCGTGGTGGTGAAACACCGTGGCGACGAGGGCACACGAATGCGGCTTCCCACCACACGAAAAAAGGACGCTAATGCCAAAGCACAGACGACTAGTAGTGCTTCATGTTGTAACCTTCCGTCGGCGGTCCACGAcattctttcctctgctgccGTACCAGGGACAAGTCATGCGTTGCCCGCATCTCTTTGCCCCCGTGTGGCTCTCATGAGAGCTATCGCCTACTGGTATTGTCtagagcagctgcagcttcCGGATCCGTGGCCTTCGTCTGCCGACGCCGACGCGGGGAGGGACCGCTGGATGAGGCCGGGAAAACCGGCCGtttctgcgtcgctgccgGAGCAGGTTTCCTTCCTGGGTACGCCCGTAAGCGACACGTTTTCCCTGTCATTAGTAGGGAGTCCCAGCACTGGGTCAACCGCTGCGGCACGGGGCTTCACCCGTGAGGGGCTTAGCgggacagaggaaaacggaaccGGTCACAGTGCTTTCGGCATGGCTTTAGAGGCCTTGCCAGT
This Toxoplasma gondii ME49 chromosome VIII, whole genome shotgun sequence DNA region includes the following protein-coding sequences:
- a CDS encoding hypothetical protein (encoded by transcript TGME49_230640), with translation MFVSHCRPNVPLSLVTICRNVRFAHMSGLKSRKRGVMNNATANVTPLGLPGEASCAAGNFSSVSSHTTPPSSTPGEETMTSAGPAVKTKTSDPARESEMNRQQGSIRLLKKPVPPWKPEPEDCCGSGCKRCIFDMYYEQLEEYEEALKRWDLQQRQLGQTGDDTSSPK
- a CDS encoding hypothetical protein (encoded by transcript TGME49_230630) — its product is MRPRALDVAARRGAVSRSPSYFPGESVAGPPERCLPRTFICMSVDRRCRGGAEIPRSGRTFTEKRYNTDTGVKQSIGWRRQQNSAVAAPEACANWDAFLCRCTRLQSPLAPTRSRLATERATFSAVPAVSLAAIASRSTPELVDGGCVKRDGHTGSVTHMDANDATNSVNVEMLGPFALTRSILKAFREDERDVALWRRFASRARVLLPSLPPSSLVPVLGTFATLGYRDRDLLVGAAEALIPQLSICTGKEVCRVTHHYAQLLTRHDLLFSVCARELARRAHELQPNEVARVLHSYARLGYFHPHLFAVLRRRVFEISKRLEPGALVLVLSAAARLRLRDEKLLAVLAAEICRRIADVNVKGLAVVANVYAEMGVENSFLLDILADEAFRKRHERRPQDAALLLRALGRLGRGCLSSKRQKALVDDLTRDLPRHIKKFSLEQVSMTVAALSRLWGDAPQAITPELGNGAANRQDLLEALGDRVGTLASDLTPQCAAALIFAFAKLGHRHGPLLYHIPEHVERFLPGYSLDQLAKVCFAYSKLHVPNAPVLHLTLQRLPELLRGRNRQRDESGNGDNTGRDTKEAPTTQTVVGAVDWRPIGTECAETGMMRTTSEPSLCNLGDTETRGSIARGCHTGGRDAFQSGLFQGPRRKSQSRLVRLYAERFSGSSLPSSPPSTALHRSGSHGSGPADPGQASTSENGDGEAKMSLPGGLSPSFSKALVKVGPDGMPEKPVFGQALSPAQPRLHSILRILRAMLQLNVFDKTALTLIGDHLADRAPEMEAFSVVTVVDLYAAIGFLHRPLMEKVRIELRDPREGVSFTQDQLRCLFDALQHRLQLSPSEFGVLRVPRTAVTLAAPASSKMEILTSALLRTSAHLDTSGGSCSMTYSVAAADAVDEGSSTDSVDDKRPTDEGSGLGTWFYLHVPAYLETLLQPEVQQAIASVAEDAEALEAELTSFDFPVAHTREFNADPKQHQV